One Rhodospirillaceae bacterium DNA segment encodes these proteins:
- a CDS encoding AraC family transcriptional regulator, whose amino-acid sequence MVLLAGHGRAKYTTGTLLASSRDRGWDGLLAERWSHAEGELAEFLPRETEIAILMEGRVHLRRRGDGRLQHSDAVPGMIWLCPAGVREDLIKAYGNIPEMLHLFLPAMPLSDTALRELDVDPDTVKLHFDGGFRDPLIERIAQAVDAELAEPAPAGRMLVETLAAALGVQIVRQHSNLERASISLPSVRGALDPRRLRRIADFIDAHLSEDLSVETLANEACLSPFHFARAFKAATGTAPHRYLTDRRIEHAKALIAEGRLPLVEIADVCGFSSQAHLTRWFKRIVGTTPGAYRTKRS is encoded by the coding sequence GTGGTCCTTCTGGCAGGACACGGGCGGGCAAAATATACGACCGGAACGCTGCTTGCATCGAGCCGCGACCGCGGATGGGACGGCCTGCTGGCCGAGCGCTGGAGCCATGCCGAGGGCGAACTCGCCGAGTTCCTGCCGCGCGAAACCGAAATCGCAATCCTGATGGAAGGCCGCGTGCATCTGCGGCGGCGCGGCGACGGCCGGCTGCAGCACAGCGATGCCGTGCCGGGCATGATCTGGCTGTGCCCCGCCGGCGTCCGGGAAGACCTGATCAAGGCCTACGGCAATATCCCCGAGATGCTTCATCTCTTCCTGCCGGCGATGCCGCTGTCTGATACGGCGCTCCGGGAGCTCGACGTCGATCCGGACACCGTCAAGCTGCACTTCGACGGCGGCTTCCGCGATCCGCTGATCGAACGGATCGCGCAGGCGGTTGACGCCGAACTGGCCGAGCCTGCGCCGGCCGGCAGGATGCTGGTCGAGACCCTGGCCGCGGCCCTGGGCGTTCAGATCGTGCGGCAGCATTCCAATCTGGAACGGGCGTCGATATCGCTGCCCAGCGTCCGCGGCGCGCTCGATCCGCGGCGCTTGCGGCGGATCGCGGATTTCATCGACGCCCATCTCAGCGAAGACCTGTCCGTCGAGACGCTGGCGAACGAGGCCTGCCTCAGCCCGTTCCATTTCGCCCGGGCCTTCAAGGCGGCGACCGGGACGGCGCCGCACCGCTATCTCACCGACCGCCGCATCGAACACGCCAAGGCGCTGATCGCCGAAGGCCGCCTGCCGCTGGTCGAGATTGCCGACGTCTGCGGTTTTTCCTCCCAGGCACACCTGACGCGCTGGTTCAAGCGGATCGTCGGCACCACGCCGGGCGCGTACCGCACGAAGCGCAGTTAG
- a CDS encoding glucose 1-dehydrogenase: MGGSSGKPALVTGAAGGLGLAIARRLAADGCRVGLIDIDGDGAVRAAAELEDAAGFRCDVTAEESVVDTFGRFESAFGGPPDILVNNAGIVRTGDLLEHTVEEFRKVTEVNLVGVFLMSREAGARMAARGSGAIVNITSLNAVQPKPDLGAYPATKAAVAKLTEQFALALGPRGVRVNAVGPGFVEAGMSVPIYRDPALREALGRAVPAGRIGTAVDVAAAVAFLASDEAGFIHGQHLMVDGGGSFGLWKQMPRLVPEEARALRGSGWEGDLEEMRGGGGDA; the protein is encoded by the coding sequence ATGGGCGGCAGCAGCGGAAAACCGGCGCTGGTGACCGGGGCGGCCGGCGGGCTGGGTCTGGCGATCGCCCGGCGGCTTGCGGCCGACGGCTGCCGCGTCGGGCTGATCGATATCGACGGCGACGGCGCGGTCCGGGCGGCGGCGGAGCTTGAGGATGCCGCGGGCTTCCGCTGCGACGTGACCGCGGAGGAGTCTGTCGTCGACACGTTCGGACGGTTCGAGTCGGCCTTCGGCGGACCTCCGGACATTCTGGTCAACAATGCCGGCATCGTGCGCACCGGGGACCTGCTCGAACATACCGTCGAGGAGTTCCGGAAGGTGACCGAAGTCAATCTCGTCGGCGTGTTCCTGATGTCCCGCGAGGCCGGCGCGCGCATGGCGGCGCGCGGCAGCGGCGCCATCGTCAACATCACGTCGCTCAATGCCGTCCAGCCAAAGCCCGACCTCGGCGCCTACCCGGCGACCAAGGCGGCGGTCGCGAAGCTGACCGAGCAGTTCGCCCTGGCGCTCGGCCCCCGGGGCGTGCGGGTCAACGCCGTCGGGCCCGGCTTCGTCGAGGCCGGCATGTCGGTGCCGATCTACCGCGACCCGGCGCTGCGCGAGGCGCTCGGCCGGGCCGTGCCGGCAGGGCGGATCGGCACGGCGGTGGACGTCGCCGCCGCCGTCGCCTTCCTGGCGTCCGACGAGGCCGGCTTCATCCACGGCCAGCATCTGATGGTCGACGGCGGCGGCTCTTTCGGCCTGTGGAAGCAGATGCCGCGCCTGGTGCCTGAAGAGGCCCGGGCGCTTCGCGGTTCCGGCTGGGAAGGCGATCTGGAGGAAATGCGCGGCGGCGGCGGAGACGCATGA